Proteins co-encoded in one Armatimonadota bacterium genomic window:
- a CDS encoding phosphodiesterase: MAELSYMQASSSIVTQHLEEAIRESLESLPPMPAVITRVMEMTNDPNCGVQELQKVISMDEVLSSKVLRLVNSARYGFPRRITTLSHAVILLGFETIRNLAIGVAAVRLLLRQGASSPINRQRFWEHSLETGLAASAFAKHLRKDLITREEMFLTGLLHDLGILFLSQNFPTEYRAVIERCGSIEAASPVEQELLGITHTEVGARMVEYWNLPPVFAEVMRHHHNPIEDSPFFHQVGAVYLGDRVSQSIAAEEPAEQMPELPASLCEVFQLDGNSWSWCRREVEMQMDAARDFLHILQSP; the protein is encoded by the coding sequence ATGGCAGAGCTGTCTTACATGCAGGCATCCAGTAGCATCGTTACCCAACACCTGGAGGAAGCCATCCGCGAGAGCCTGGAGAGTCTGCCTCCTATGCCGGCGGTCATCACCCGGGTGATGGAGATGACCAACGACCCGAACTGCGGGGTGCAGGAGCTACAGAAAGTGATCAGCATGGACGAGGTGCTTTCCTCGAAGGTCTTGCGTCTGGTGAACTCGGCGAGATACGGCTTCCCCCGACGCATTACCACGCTTTCCCATGCGGTGATTCTGCTGGGCTTTGAGACCATCCGCAATCTGGCGATAGGCGTCGCTGCCGTGCGTCTGCTTCTGCGACAAGGCGCCAGTTCCCCGATCAACCGGCAACGGTTCTGGGAGCATTCTCTAGAGACAGGGCTGGCAGCCTCTGCGTTTGCCAAGCACCTGCGCAAGGACCTGATCACGCGCGAGGAGATGTTCCTCACGGGTCTGTTGCACGACTTGGGCATTCTGTTCCTGAGCCAGAACTTTCCTACAGAGTACCGGGCTGTCATCGAACGGTGTGGCTCTATCGAGGCAGCCAGCCCGGTAGAGCAAGAGCTGCTGGGAATCACCCACACAGAAGTCGGCGCGAGAATGGTGGAGTACTGGAATCTTCCTCCTGTCTTCGCGGAGGTGATGCGGCACCATCACAATCCGATAGAAGATAGCCCCTTCTTCCACCAGGTGGGTGCAGTGTACCTGGGTGACCGGGTGTCCCAAAGCATCGCTGCTGAGGAGCCTGCCGAACAGATGCCGGAGCTGCCCGCCTCCCTCTGTGAGGTCTTCCAGCTGGATGGAAACTCGTGGAGCTGGTGTCGGCGCGAGGTGGAAATGCAGATGGACGCTGCGAGAGACTTTTTGCATATCCTTCAATCTCCGTAG
- the rnhB gene encoding ribonuclease HII, with protein sequence MDPLLAASAHSHCALTPLVAGVDEAGRGCLAGPVVAACVAFPAEFPFPTWIRDSKKLSPAQREQACLWIYRHAPVVSVGLATVEEIERVNILQASLLAMRRAVEASPLPFQRVLIDGSHVPDGLPCAAEAVVDGDEQIPLISAASIVAKVVRDHLMEQLHRLFPHYGFAQHKGYGTVQHRRAIEQFGLCPQHRQSFCAKMLHLPLENESG encoded by the coding sequence ATGGATCCTCTTCTGGCCGCCTCAGCGCATTCGCATTGTGCGTTGACCCCTCTGGTCGCCGGGGTGGACGAGGCGGGACGCGGCTGCCTGGCGGGACCGGTTGTCGCGGCGTGTGTGGCGTTCCCGGCAGAATTCCCCTTCCCGACGTGGATCCGCGACTCCAAAAAGCTCTCCCCCGCGCAACGCGAGCAAGCCTGCCTCTGGATATACCGCCACGCACCGGTGGTGTCGGTAGGACTGGCGACGGTAGAGGAGATTGAGCGAGTGAATATCCTTCAAGCCTCCTTGCTGGCAATGCGACGCGCCGTGGAAGCCTCGCCTTTGCCTTTTCAGAGGGTGCTCATCGATGGTTCCCACGTCCCCGATGGGCTGCCCTGTGCAGCGGAGGCGGTGGTCGACGGGGATGAGCAGATACCCCTCATCAGCGCGGCGTCCATCGTCGCTAAAGTGGTGCGCGACCACCTGATGGAGCAACTGCACCGACTGTTCCCGCACTACGGTTTCGCTCAGCACAAGGGCTACGGAACCGTCCAGCATCGGCGAGCGATTGAACAGTTTGGTTTATGTCCGCAACACCGGCAGAGCTTCTGTGCGAAAATGCTGCACCTGCCACTGGAGAATGAAAGTGGATAA
- a CDS encoding chemotaxis protein CheW has protein sequence MSAATMTATAERQVVAFRLGNETYAIDISYIHEIIRMKEITFVPRAPHYMRGVINLRGRIVPVMSLSARLGLPVQEETTQSRIIVVEVNGESIGMIVDAVSEVLRLPEDQIEPPTQMAGTESADYISGLGKIDDKLVLLLDVEKVVEQT, from the coding sequence ATGAGCGCGGCCACAATGACCGCAACCGCCGAAAGGCAGGTTGTCGCATTTCGTCTGGGCAACGAGACATACGCTATAGACATCTCCTATATCCACGAAATCATTCGCATGAAGGAGATCACCTTCGTGCCTCGTGCACCTCACTACATGCGTGGAGTCATCAATCTGCGTGGACGTATCGTGCCCGTGATGAGCCTGAGTGCGCGGCTGGGTCTGCCTGTTCAGGAGGAGACCACTCAATCGCGCATTATCGTGGTGGAGGTCAACGGTGAAAGCATCGGTATGATTGTGGACGCGGTTTCGGAAGTGCTGCGATTGCCCGAAGACCAGATTGAGCCGCCCACTCAGATGGCAGGCACCGAAAGCGCAGACTATATCAGCGGGCTGGGCAAGATCGACGACAAGCTGGTGCTGTTGCTGGATGTGGAAAAAGTGGTGGAACAGACCTAG
- a CDS encoding chemotaxis protein CheA has product MMDTSEYIALFLEEAAEQINILEQDILLLEQSPSQDVLNEIFRAAHTLKGSSRAMGFTAMGELTHAMEDVFDALRKGEISVSTSLVNRLFDALDTLKAMRDQIAEGGTSSIDCDELVQSLRNALQQHTADAPAANTSSPTQQPPQAGMALQEYQREAALAAIDNGLQVYHFTVRLAEDTLMKSVRALMVLQAIDAQGGTVIASYPDEDALDNEQFADSFELLVATDKPIDHLRNALLSISEVREVEASPWQETPSTHSTQPAPRFEREPEQPAAFPVAERAESPVQPAVTAAGETEKTTSRAPSTSQTVRVDVARLDTLLNLVGELVIDRTRIAQLGREFEARSQHDDLVDSLLEAAGHIGRITDELQEHIMKARMLPIEHVFNRFPRMIRDLAQKFGKEVRLVMEGQETELDRSVIEIISDPLIHMLRNSVDHGIEPPEVREAAGKPRQGTIRLSARHEENYILIEIEDDGKGMDPAQLREVAVRKGVLTRDAAERLSDKEALHLIFAPGFSTAKEVTEVSGRGVGMDIVRNNIQRVGGIVDLESTPGKGTRFSIRLPLTLAIIRALLVRVAGQVYAIPLSSVLETLKIQPEMVQFLGMRPAIVLRGRTLPLVSLKAHFYGEDFSAASSAGTEPMFVVVVGLGERQVGLVVSHLIGEQEIVIKSLSRYLGEISGVSGATILGDGRVALILEIADLFQNVSARAA; this is encoded by the coding sequence ATGATGGACACCAGCGAATATATTGCGCTTTTTCTGGAGGAGGCTGCAGAGCAGATTAACATTCTGGAGCAGGACATCCTGCTGCTGGAGCAGTCGCCTTCTCAGGATGTGTTGAACGAGATATTTCGCGCTGCCCATACCCTGAAGGGGTCATCACGCGCGATGGGCTTCACGGCGATGGGCGAGCTCACCCACGCGATGGAGGATGTCTTCGATGCCCTGCGCAAAGGCGAAATCAGCGTGAGCACATCGCTGGTGAACCGCCTGTTTGATGCGCTGGACACCCTCAAAGCCATGCGGGACCAGATTGCAGAGGGAGGCACCTCCAGCATCGACTGTGATGAACTGGTGCAGAGCTTGCGCAATGCCCTGCAGCAACACACTGCCGACGCACCCGCAGCCAACACATCCTCACCGACGCAGCAGCCGCCGCAGGCAGGGATGGCGCTACAGGAATATCAGCGAGAAGCTGCGCTGGCCGCTATCGACAACGGTCTGCAGGTCTACCATTTCACCGTGCGGCTGGCGGAAGACACCCTGATGAAGTCCGTACGCGCGCTGATGGTGTTGCAGGCGATAGACGCCCAGGGAGGTACCGTTATCGCCTCGTATCCCGACGAGGACGCACTGGATAACGAGCAGTTCGCCGACTCGTTCGAGCTACTCGTCGCCACCGACAAGCCCATTGACCACCTGCGAAACGCGCTTTTGAGCATTAGCGAGGTTCGAGAAGTAGAAGCCTCACCCTGGCAGGAAACCCCTTCTACCCATTCTACGCAGCCTGCTCCCCGCTTCGAGCGAGAGCCAGAACAGCCAGCGGCTTTTCCCGTGGCGGAGAGGGCGGAGTCTCCTGTGCAGCCTGCCGTGACTGCAGCCGGGGAGACAGAAAAGACCACCAGTCGGGCACCATCTACTTCCCAAACGGTGCGGGTGGATGTGGCACGTCTGGACACCTTGCTGAACCTGGTTGGGGAGCTGGTGATTGACCGCACGCGCATTGCCCAGCTGGGACGGGAGTTCGAGGCACGCTCCCAGCATGACGACCTGGTGGACAGTCTGCTGGAGGCGGCGGGGCACATCGGGCGTATCACCGATGAACTGCAGGAACACATTATGAAAGCGCGGATGCTACCCATCGAGCACGTCTTCAATCGCTTCCCGCGCATGATACGTGACCTCGCTCAGAAGTTCGGCAAAGAAGTGCGGTTGGTCATGGAAGGTCAGGAGACCGAGCTCGACCGCTCGGTGATTGAAATCATCAGCGACCCGTTGATTCACATGCTGCGCAATAGCGTGGATCACGGCATCGAGCCTCCCGAAGTGCGCGAAGCAGCAGGCAAGCCTCGGCAGGGAACCATTCGCCTGAGCGCGCGGCACGAGGAGAACTACATCCTCATCGAAATCGAGGATGACGGCAAGGGTATGGACCCGGCGCAACTGCGCGAGGTGGCGGTGCGTAAAGGTGTGCTGACTCGTGACGCCGCCGAGAGGCTCAGCGATAAGGAGGCTCTGCATCTCATCTTTGCTCCGGGCTTCAGCACCGCCAAAGAGGTCACGGAAGTGTCCGGCAGGGGCGTGGGGATGGACATTGTGCGCAACAACATCCAGCGCGTCGGGGGTATCGTGGACCTGGAGAGCACTCCCGGCAAAGGCACTCGCTTCTCTATCCGTCTGCCTCTGACACTGGCAATCATCCGCGCGTTGCTGGTGCGCGTTGCCGGACAGGTTTACGCCATTCCGCTCAGCTCGGTGCTGGAGACACTCAAGATTCAACCCGAGATGGTACAGTTCCTCGGCATGAGACCAGCTATCGTGCTGCGCGGGCGCACTCTGCCGCTCGTCAGCTTGAAGGCACACTTCTACGGCGAAGATTTCTCCGCCGCTTCCTCCGCTGGCACGGAACCGATGTTTGTGGTGGTTGTCGGGCTGGGTGAGAGGCAGGTCGGACTGGTAGTCAGCCACCTGATTGGCGAACAGGAGATCGTGATTAAATCGCTCAGCCGTTATCTTGGAGAGATTAGCGGCGTTTCCGGTGCTACCATTCTGGGCGACGGTCGCGTTGCCCTCATCCTGGAGATTGCAGACCTCTTCCAGAACGTCTCAGCACGTGCCGCCTGA
- the rplS gene encoding 50S ribosomal protein L19 produces the protein MASAQQILAEITKEQLRTDLPDFGPGDTVRVHAKVIEGNKERIQVFEGVVIARKHGGINETFTVRKISHGVGVERTFMLHSPRIEKIEVVRRGKVRRAKLYYLRKKIGKAARIKELRTPR, from the coding sequence ATGGCATCGGCACAACAGATACTCGCCGAAATCACCAAAGAGCAACTGCGAACCGACTTGCCTGATTTCGGGCCGGGCGATACGGTGCGTGTACATGCGAAGGTCATCGAGGGCAACAAAGAGCGCATCCAGGTGTTTGAGGGCGTGGTGATCGCCCGCAAGCACGGCGGCATCAACGAAACCTTCACCGTGCGCAAAATCTCGCATGGCGTTGGCGTGGAGCGAACCTTTATGCTGCACTCCCCGCGTATCGAGAAGATAGAAGTGGTACGCAGGGGTAAGGTACGCCGCGCCAAACTGTACTACCTGCGCAAGAAGATCGGCAAAGCGGCACGAATCAAGGAACTGCGCACGCCACGATGA
- a CDS encoding methyltransferase, whose translation MNSVPSEYLNKVYLGDVMNLLKSLPDECVDMVYGDPDYNVGVKYGDKSYTRNFEEYIEWYIDLARESLRVLKDDGNMFLINYPKQNAYLRVKFLDEACYAVHDYVWIYNTNVGHSPRRFTTAHRSILHCRKSEHNRFYKDQVAQPYQNPTDKRILRNLANGSKGRMPYSWFYFDLVKNVSHEKTFHACQIPQKLAEMLILSCTQPGDTVLVLFGGSGSEIEVCRRLERNFLSAEIDPKYHEMILRRLQIGRIEEKYRLIPRKENEVQLALPVSDDSG comes from the coding sequence GTGAACAGTGTACCATCTGAATACTTGAACAAGGTCTACCTGGGCGACGTGATGAACCTGCTCAAATCGCTGCCCGATGAGTGCGTGGATATGGTGTATGGAGACCCTGATTACAACGTGGGGGTAAAGTATGGAGATAAGTCGTACACGCGCAATTTTGAAGAGTATATCGAATGGTACATTGACCTCGCCCGGGAATCGCTGCGAGTGCTGAAAGACGATGGCAACATGTTCCTGATTAACTACCCGAAGCAGAATGCCTACCTGCGCGTGAAGTTTCTGGACGAGGCTTGCTATGCCGTCCATGACTACGTGTGGATTTACAATACCAACGTCGGGCACAGCCCGCGCCGGTTCACCACAGCGCATAGAAGTATCCTGCACTGTCGCAAAAGCGAGCACAACCGCTTCTACAAGGACCAGGTAGCGCAACCTTATCAGAACCCCACCGACAAGCGCATCCTGCGCAACCTGGCAAATGGCTCAAAGGGCAGGATGCCTTACAGCTGGTTCTACTTTGACCTGGTGAAGAACGTCAGCCATGAAAAAACGTTCCATGCCTGCCAGATACCGCAGAAGCTGGCTGAAATGCTGATACTGAGCTGCACGCAACCCGGCGATACGGTACTGGTGCTGTTCGGAGGAAGTGGTTCAGAGATAGAAGTTTGCCGCAGGCTGGAGAGAAACTTCCTCTCCGCGGAGATAGACCCCAAGTATCACGAGATGATACTGCGGCGCTTGCAGATAGGACGGATTGAAGAGAAGTACCGCCTGATACCGCGTAAGGAGAATGAGGTGCAGCTGGCATTGCCAGTTAGTGACGATTCGGGGTAG
- a CDS encoding UPF0102 protein, whose amino-acid sequence MDNRETARAGERIAAQYLRRKGCTILHQNWRCPYGEVDIVAQDGDVILFVEVKARHHIEYALPREAVDERKQARLRQCAELYLSLFCPEALCRFDVVEVWWQSGKAHVRWLREAF is encoded by the coding sequence GTGGATAACCGCGAGACCGCACGCGCCGGCGAACGCATCGCCGCACAATACCTGAGGCGAAAAGGCTGCACCATTTTACACCAAAACTGGCGATGCCCGTACGGCGAAGTGGACATTGTAGCTCAGGACGGCGATGTGATACTGTTCGTAGAGGTCAAAGCGCGCCATCACATAGAGTATGCTCTACCCCGTGAGGCGGTGGATGAGCGCAAACAGGCACGCCTGCGCCAGTGCGCGGAGCTGTATCTCAGCCTGTTTTGTCCAGAAGCCCTGTGCCGTTTCGACGTGGTAGAAGTCTGGTGGCAATCCGGCAAGGCACATGTGCGCTGGTTGCGAGAAGCTTTTTAG